The following DNA comes from Candidatus Thiodictyon syntrophicum.
GCCCGCGGCCATGACCAGACCGCGGAGGCGGTGCGGCTGGTGCCGGTGCAGTGGGTCGACGCCCTGCCGACGGTCGTGACGCCACTGATCCTGGTGCTGGCGGATGGGCAGCGCCTGGAGATCGCCCCGGACTTCGATACCGCCACCCTCAAACGGGTGTTGACGGTGCTGCAGGAGGCGGCATGATCGCATTCGACAGCCATACCCAGGTTTATCTGGCGCTGGGGCCAACGGACATGCGCAAGTCCATCGACGGCCTGGCGGTGCTGGTCACTGAGGTGCTGGCGGCCGACCCCTTCTCCAGTCATCTGTTCGTTTTTTGTAATCGCGCACGCGATAAAGTAAAGCTGCTGTTCTGGCATAACAACGGCTTCTGGCTGTGGTACCGGCGCCTGGAGCGACAACGCTTCTGGTGGCCAAGTGAATCCACTGGCGGCGCGATAAC
Coding sequences within:
- the tnpA gene encoding IS66 family insertion sequence element accessory protein TnpA; protein product: MAQRRRTREQWRELVEGWPRSGLTQQAYCERHGVAPGSLQRWREVFRQARARGHDQTAEAVRLVPVQWVDALPTVVTPLILVLADGQRLEIAPDFDTATLKRVLTVLQEAA
- the tnpB gene encoding IS66 family insertion sequence element accessory protein TnpB (TnpB, as the term is used for proteins encoded by IS66 family insertion elements, is considered an accessory protein, since TnpC, encoded by a neighboring gene, is a DDE family transposase.); this encodes MIAFDSHTQVYLALGPTDMRKSIDGLAVLVTEVLAADPFSSHLFVFCNRARDKVKLLFWHNNGFWLWYRRLERQRFWWPSESTGGAITLSVRELGWLLEGLDPRRVEAHRRTDFSLL